The following proteins are encoded in a genomic region of Blastopirellula retiformator:
- a CDS encoding DUF4198 domain-containing protein, with product MFRRLMLPLALLVCLPLPAFAHKVWLLPSQTVLSGAEPLVTVDAAVSNDLFYFNHFPLRLDNLVVTAPDGSKVEAENQATLRYRSVFDVPLKQEGTYRIAIANHGLFGSWEENGERRRWRGTPETFAKEVPTDAKNLQVTESVGRVETFVTNGAPTEKVFEVTGKGIELVPVTHPNDLYAGEKGTFRLLVEGKPMPGLTVEVIRGGTRYRDAQEDLQLTTNEQGEFSVEWKEPGMYWIETTHQDDKSQVSQATGRRLSYVATLEVLPQ from the coding sequence ATGTTTCGTCGCTTGATGCTGCCCCTCGCGCTGCTGGTTTGTCTGCCGCTGCCCGCCTTCGCGCACAAGGTTTGGTTGTTGCCGTCCCAAACGGTCCTCTCTGGCGCCGAACCGCTGGTGACGGTCGACGCGGCCGTTTCGAACGACCTGTTTTACTTCAACCATTTCCCGCTGCGTCTCGACAACCTGGTCGTGACCGCGCCGGATGGCTCGAAGGTCGAAGCCGAGAACCAGGCGACCTTGCGCTATCGCAGCGTGTTTGACGTGCCGCTGAAGCAAGAGGGAACCTATCGTATCGCGATCGCCAATCATGGCTTGTTTGGCAGCTGGGAAGAAAACGGCGAGCGTCGTCGTTGGCGAGGTACGCCCGAAACGTTTGCCAAGGAAGTCCCGACCGACGCCAAGAACCTGCAGGTCACCGAAAGCGTCGGCCGCGTTGAGACGTTCGTCACCAACGGCGCCCCGACCGAAAAGGTTTTTGAGGTAACCGGCAAAGGAATCGAACTGGTTCCGGTCACGCATCCCAACGATCTGTATGCCGGCGAGAAGGGAACGTTCCGCCTGTTGGTCGAAGGTAAGCCGATGCCCGGCCTGACGGTCGAAGTCATCCGTGGCGGCACCCGATATCGCGACGCCCAGGAAGACCTCCAACTGACGACCAACGAACAGGGCGAGTTTAGCGTCGAGTGGAAAGAGCCCGGCATGTACTGGATCGAAACGACGCACCAAGACGACAAGTCGCAAGTCTCGCAAGCGACCGGCCGCCGCCTCAGCTATGTGGCGACGTTGGAAGTGCTGCCCCAGTAG
- a CDS encoding DUF2271 domain-containing protein: MPKQLPWMLLALCLSGAAVNEAGSAELEVGVEIPRLKVAEYHRPYVAVWIQDENRKVAANLSVWYQMKSPGDEVGHKWLPDLRQWWRRTGRSLDLPVDGVSGATRPVGQHDLTFSSTDERLTKLKPGKYTLVVEAAREVGGREMVEIPFTWPLKESFEAKANGESELGEVTLTFRP; this comes from the coding sequence ATGCCCAAACAACTACCTTGGATGCTGCTTGCGTTGTGCCTGAGTGGGGCGGCCGTGAACGAGGCTGGTTCGGCCGAACTGGAGGTCGGCGTCGAGATCCCGCGACTGAAAGTCGCCGAGTATCATCGGCCCTACGTCGCCGTCTGGATCCAAGATGAAAACCGCAAGGTCGCCGCCAATTTGTCGGTCTGGTACCAGATGAAATCGCCCGGAGACGAAGTGGGCCACAAGTGGCTGCCTGATCTGCGACAATGGTGGCGGCGAACCGGGCGTTCCCTCGATCTGCCGGTCGACGGCGTCAGTGGCGCAACGCGACCGGTTGGCCAGCACGATCTGACGTTCTCTTCGACCGACGAGCGGCTCACCAAACTCAAGCCGGGTAAGTACACGCTGGTGGTCGAAGCGGCCCGCGAAGTCGGCGGACGCGAAATGGTCGAAATCCCATTCACCTGGCCGCTGAAAGAATCGTTTGAAGCCAAAGCCAACGGCGAGTCGGAACTGGGCGAGGTAACCCTCACCTTTCGGCCGTAA
- a CDS encoding PepSY-associated TM helix domain-containing protein codes for MRAYWMRTMIQWHWISSAISLVGMLLFAVTGITLNHPAELTVEPEVTSLSLEIPTDLQQSLAKLEIDGDAPLPADLSRWLGGQIGKSIGSRTAEWSEEEIYLSMQGPGSDAWLAIDRESGQIEYERTDRGWISYFNDLHKGRNTGAAWRWFIDVFAVATLIFCITGLMLLYFHARHRRMTWPLVTLGLILPLLLAMLFIH; via the coding sequence CTGCGGGCCTACTGGATGCGGACCATGATCCAGTGGCATTGGATCAGCTCGGCGATCAGTCTGGTCGGGATGCTGCTGTTCGCCGTCACCGGAATCACGCTGAATCACCCCGCGGAGCTGACCGTCGAGCCAGAGGTGACATCGCTTTCGCTCGAGATTCCGACTGACCTGCAGCAGTCGCTGGCGAAACTAGAGATCGACGGCGACGCGCCGCTGCCAGCCGATCTGTCGCGTTGGTTGGGGGGGCAGATCGGCAAGTCGATTGGCTCGCGAACCGCCGAGTGGTCGGAAGAAGAAATCTATCTGTCGATGCAGGGGCCTGGCTCTGACGCCTGGCTGGCGATCGATCGCGAAAGTGGGCAGATCGAGTACGAACGGACCGATCGGGGCTGGATCTCGTACTTCAATGACTTGCACAAAGGTCGCAACACCGGCGCCGCGTGGCGGTGGTTTATTGACGTGTTTGCGGTCGCGACGCTGATCTTCTGCATCACCGGTTTGATGCTGCTTTATTTTCATGCTCGTCATCGCCGGATGACCTGGCCGCTGGTGACGCTCGGCCTGATTCTGCCGTTGCTGTTGGCGATGCTGTTCATTCACTAA
- a CDS encoding DUF1559 family PulG-like putative transporter, translating into MRCCCLPCSRPSSRGTNPTWKGVRAAQITDGFSNTISFYERAGAPHRYVKHQVVGTDSLSWPGNQGDKMTAYHADNLDASTSSRASGRGVNGDPLTPNNDSLSVDCSSHTSANEAAIDDCGFKFIGHTNAGQPYSFHNGVVGIALCDGSSRFISTDIELNTFLNLLLRDDGEVLEES; encoded by the coding sequence TTGCGCTGTTGCTGCCTGCCGTGCAGCAGGCCCAGCTCGCGCGGTACCAATCCGACTTGGAAGGGCGTCCGAGCGGCTCAGATCACCGACGGCTTCAGCAACACGATTTCGTTTTACGAACGAGCCGGCGCCCCGCACCGCTACGTCAAACATCAGGTCGTCGGAACCGATTCGCTATCGTGGCCTGGTAACCAAGGGGATAAGATGACCGCCTATCATGCGGACAACCTGGACGCCAGCACGTCGAGTCGGGCTTCGGGACGCGGCGTGAACGGCGATCCTCTGACGCCCAACAACGATTCGCTCAGCGTCGACTGCTCGTCCCACACATCGGCCAACGAAGCGGCGATCGACGACTGCGGTTTCAAGTTCATTGGCCACACCAACGCCGGGCAGCCCTACAGTTTTCATAATGGCGTCGTCGGCATCGCCCTGTGCGACGGTTCGTCCCGATTTATCAGTACCGACATCGAACTGAACACCTTCCTCAACTTGCTGTTGCGAGACGATGGCGAAGTGCTGGAAGAGTCTTAG
- a CDS encoding cellulose binding domain-containing protein, with the protein MYEHLARFANRLFFQVAAPQKRHPRRTLQLESVEPRVLLAANILADAPNIDFEITNSWNSGHQAELVVINDESTSYADWQLEFDYDGSINNLWNAQVENLGGGRYRITAPSWDAKLDAGQSLAIGFVATGAGSTPTNFSFLANGVTSPPTDGGGGNDGGGVIGTGSIHIEGADANGEALQITIDQGTSEFDLSVVDSQAASFTVATNNAAVIAAEIVGDGVLRITGLTAGRASLKLTDALSGEVRYVGIRVRTAEGELPGLPDYVSIGSVSEDTVGDLAFWQDYDSGDPLTNKYVDSRYIYLPGGPFNGWRNWGDRVGSYIRESMKLGMVPQFVYYNIPDSGESYEIDTQHINSTTYMEAYFQDLKFALDTIHSVAGNELVQMILEPDFLGYLMQNAGAPASELSAVTNAIYSSGVLTRGVDPDFDDSVTGLIHAINYTIGKYAPNVEFGWQFNLWASPGIENPIPFNGIVHLTDTLGMEAGRAAIAREAELIAEYYIDAGVLSYGADFISLDKYGLDAGAEAGAAANPASSTWFWNSDHWHNYLLVVKTLTTVTEKEMVLWQIPVGHINNSQAASPYDSDGQFDSLDNTFQHYEDSAPSFFFGDSFTASGNRLAYFSTNDFGDSGLTIASNTITWGSHIEAARAAGVRQILFGAGVGASTDSIGSEPTDDYWWITKVQQYYQDPVLLQDDGEVDPPNEEPPTVGVSGATVQEGNSGFALATFTISLSEPSNAAVTVNYQTTSGTATAGEDFEAASGQITFAAGEVTQTLTVRIWGDLLIEPDEEFTVTLSEPTGALLEEDHSQAAGAITNDDTATTTDIAVSTPFETAIEIPLGDGALQSLTQPAHGEVIDNQDGTLTYLPADRFAGDDSFVFETITDSGIVVTAVSVVVQPAVTEDPPSAGDANLTVVNDWTNGFQGQIEIRNEGSTAWDGWTLEFTFAGEITNIWNAVIVSHIGDTYVIQGASWNSRIGAGGRTSFGFIANPGGEDEPFDDLKVTGDLV; encoded by the coding sequence ATGTACGAACACCTTGCGCGCTTCGCAAATCGTCTCTTCTTCCAGGTTGCCGCTCCCCAGAAACGACATCCTCGCCGCACGCTGCAGCTAGAGTCGGTCGAGCCGCGGGTGCTGTTGGCCGCCAACATCTTGGCGGACGCACCGAACATTGACTTCGAGATCACCAACAGTTGGAACTCCGGGCATCAGGCCGAGCTGGTGGTGATCAACGACGAGTCGACCTCCTATGCCGACTGGCAGTTGGAGTTTGATTACGACGGGTCGATCAACAATCTCTGGAACGCTCAAGTCGAGAACCTGGGTGGAGGCCGCTACCGGATTACCGCTCCCAGTTGGGACGCAAAGCTCGATGCCGGCCAGTCGCTGGCGATCGGGTTTGTCGCCACCGGCGCTGGCTCGACGCCGACCAACTTTTCGTTTCTGGCCAATGGCGTGACTTCTCCGCCCACCGATGGCGGTGGTGGAAACGACGGCGGCGGCGTTATCGGAACCGGCTCAATTCACATTGAAGGCGCCGATGCCAATGGCGAAGCGCTGCAGATCACCATCGACCAAGGAACGTCGGAGTTTGACCTCTCCGTCGTCGACAGCCAGGCGGCCAGTTTCACTGTGGCGACAAACAACGCCGCCGTCATCGCCGCCGAGATTGTCGGCGACGGCGTGCTGCGAATCACCGGCCTGACTGCCGGTCGGGCGTCGCTGAAGCTGACCGATGCGCTGAGCGGCGAAGTCCGTTACGTGGGAATCCGCGTACGAACCGCCGAGGGAGAGCTGCCGGGATTGCCGGACTATGTTTCGATCGGCTCGGTCAGCGAAGATACGGTCGGCGATCTGGCGTTCTGGCAAGACTACGACAGCGGCGATCCGTTGACCAACAAGTACGTCGACTCGCGGTACATCTATTTGCCTGGCGGCCCCTTCAACGGGTGGCGAAACTGGGGCGATCGCGTCGGCAGTTATATTCGCGAAAGCATGAAGCTCGGAATGGTTCCGCAGTTCGTCTACTACAACATTCCGGACAGCGGCGAAAGCTACGAGATCGACACCCAGCACATCAACAGCACAACCTATATGGAGGCGTATTTTCAGGATCTAAAATTCGCCCTCGACACGATCCACAGCGTCGCCGGGAATGAGTTGGTTCAAATGATTCTGGAGCCTGACTTCCTCGGCTACCTGATGCAGAACGCCGGAGCCCCGGCCAGCGAACTGTCGGCCGTGACCAACGCCATCTACAGCAGCGGCGTGCTGACCCGCGGCGTCGATCCCGATTTTGACGACAGCGTCACCGGGCTGATCCACGCGATCAATTACACCATCGGCAAATACGCGCCGAACGTCGAGTTTGGCTGGCAGTTCAACCTGTGGGCGTCGCCCGGAATTGAAAACCCGATCCCGTTCAACGGCATCGTTCACCTGACCGATACGCTGGGGATGGAAGCGGGGCGAGCCGCGATCGCCCGCGAAGCGGAGTTGATCGCCGAGTACTACATCGATGCAGGCGTATTGAGCTACGGCGCCGACTTCATTTCGCTCGACAAATATGGTCTGGATGCTGGCGCCGAAGCAGGCGCGGCCGCCAACCCGGCCAGCAGCACGTGGTTCTGGAATAGCGACCATTGGCACAACTATCTGTTGGTTGTGAAGACGCTGACCACCGTTACCGAAAAGGAGATGGTTCTGTGGCAGATCCCGGTGGGGCACATCAACAACAGCCAGGCCGCCAGCCCGTACGATAGCGACGGGCAGTTCGACTCGCTCGATAACACGTTCCAGCATTATGAAGACTCGGCGCCCTCTTTCTTCTTCGGCGACAGCTTCACCGCCAGCGGCAATCGGCTCGCCTATTTTTCGACCAATGACTTCGGCGACTCCGGTTTGACCATCGCCAGCAACACGATCACATGGGGTTCGCATATCGAGGCGGCCCGCGCGGCCGGGGTGCGGCAGATCTTGTTTGGCGCAGGAGTTGGGGCCAGTACCGACAGTATCGGCAGCGAGCCCACCGACGACTATTGGTGGATCACCAAGGTGCAGCAGTATTACCAGGATCCGGTGCTGCTACAGGACGACGGCGAGGTCGATCCACCAAACGAAGAGCCGCCGACGGTTGGCGTCAGCGGCGCCACGGTGCAGGAAGGAAATAGTGGATTTGCGTTGGCGACCTTCACGATTTCGCTTTCCGAACCGAGCAACGCGGCGGTCACCGTCAACTACCAGACGACCAGCGGAACGGCGACCGCTGGTGAAGATTTTGAGGCGGCCAGCGGCCAGATCACTTTTGCGGCCGGCGAAGTAACGCAGACGTTAACCGTCCGCATTTGGGGAGACCTGCTGATCGAGCCGGACGAAGAGTTCACGGTAACGCTGTCGGAACCGACCGGCGCGCTGCTGGAAGAAGACCACTCGCAAGCCGCCGGCGCTATCACCAACGACGATACCGCGACAACGACCGACATCGCCGTCTCTACGCCGTTCGAGACGGCGATCGAAATTCCGCTTGGCGATGGCGCGCTGCAGTCGTTGACGCAGCCGGCCCATGGAGAAGTGATCGACAATCAAGACGGCACGCTCACCTATCTGCCGGCAGATAGGTTCGCCGGCGACGACAGCTTCGTTTTCGAGACGATCACCGATTCGGGAATCGTCGTCACCGCGGTTTCGGTCGTTGTGCAGCCGGCCGTCACCGAAGACCCGCCGTCCGCGGGCGACGCCAACTTGACGGTCGTCAACGATTGGACCAACGGCTTTCAGGGGCAGATCGAGATCCGCAACGAAGGCTCAACCGCCTGGGACGGGTGGACGCTGGAGTTCACCTTTGCCGGCGAGATCACCAATATCTGGAACGCGGTGATCGTCTCGCACATTGGCGACACCTACGTGATCCAGGGAGCCTCCTGGAATAGCCGCATTGGCGCCGGCGGGCGAACGTCGTTTGGGTTCATCGCCAACCCTGGCGGCGAGGATGAACCGTTTGACGACTTGAAGGTAACTGGCGATCTGGTTTAG
- a CDS encoding sulfatase family protein: MPRFSLIVLLVLAWTNVLSADDRPNILWITIEDWSPDLSCYGTKGIETPHVDKLASQGIRYERAFTTAPVCSSSRSAMMTGFHQNYIGAQQHRTNDKKPLPYGIRPIPHLLADAGYFTCLMSNKTDCNFLPDSRKDLFQGRDWKERKPDQPFFARITFGGTHRPWKRDPVRPIDPADVELPLYYADTPFIRRDWANGLEQMQLVDREVGAILKRLEEEGLADSTLVFFIGDHGRCHIRGKQFLYDEGTRIPMILRWPGQVDPGQVNSDLVYSIDICATVLEAAGVKPPVPLHGKSLFSDDVKERKYVFTARDKMDDTHDAIRAIRSQQHKLILNLMPERAYCQLSFYKEGSYPPLAEMNILNLEGKLTPEQAAFMSGSKPPIEMFDLTKDPHEVHNVADDPAYATVKAELLAELDKWRKEVIHDQGVSDEFRALGVFPESCPAPTVGEWAYNHGDQYDFRKTGLPGWYPTRTLEEWKEVKKAWEPYVFREPNAKVARPKIAHTTKPKVRSAAKK; encoded by the coding sequence ATGCCCCGATTTTCGCTGATCGTGTTGCTTGTGTTGGCTTGGACCAACGTTTTATCTGCTGACGATCGTCCCAACATTCTGTGGATCACGATCGAAGACTGGAGCCCCGATCTTTCGTGCTATGGAACCAAGGGGATCGAAACGCCGCACGTCGACAAACTCGCTTCGCAAGGGATCCGCTACGAGCGAGCCTTTACGACGGCCCCTGTCTGTTCTTCGTCTCGCTCGGCGATGATGACCGGCTTCCACCAGAACTACATTGGCGCTCAGCAACACCGCACCAACGATAAGAAGCCGCTGCCGTATGGGATTCGGCCGATCCCGCATTTGTTGGCCGACGCTGGTTATTTCACTTGCTTGATGAGCAACAAGACCGATTGCAACTTTTTGCCTGATTCGCGGAAAGACTTGTTCCAGGGCAGAGACTGGAAAGAGCGGAAGCCCGACCAGCCGTTCTTCGCGCGGATCACTTTCGGCGGAACGCACCGACCTTGGAAGCGCGATCCGGTTCGCCCGATCGATCCGGCCGATGTCGAGCTGCCGCTTTACTACGCCGACACCCCGTTCATCCGCCGCGACTGGGCCAACGGTCTGGAGCAGATGCAACTGGTCGATCGCGAAGTGGGAGCGATTCTGAAACGTCTTGAAGAGGAAGGCCTGGCCGATAGCACGCTCGTCTTTTTCATCGGCGATCATGGCCGTTGCCACATCCGCGGCAAGCAGTTCCTGTATGACGAAGGGACTCGCATCCCGATGATCTTGCGTTGGCCTGGTCAAGTCGATCCGGGCCAGGTCAACAGCGACCTGGTCTACTCCATCGACATCTGCGCCACCGTGCTAGAAGCGGCCGGCGTCAAACCCCCGGTTCCGCTGCATGGCAAGAGCCTGTTTAGCGACGATGTGAAAGAGCGGAAGTACGTCTTCACCGCTCGCGACAAGATGGACGACACGCACGACGCCATCCGGGCGATTCGCTCGCAGCAGCACAAGCTGATCCTCAATCTGATGCCGGAGCGAGCCTATTGCCAGCTGAGCTTCTACAAAGAAGGTTCGTATCCGCCGCTGGCCGAAATGAACATCTTGAACCTCGAAGGAAAGCTGACGCCGGAGCAAGCGGCATTCATGTCAGGCAGCAAGCCGCCGATCGAAATGTTTGATCTGACCAAGGATCCGCACGAAGTCCACAACGTCGCCGATGACCCCGCCTACGCTACCGTGAAAGCGGAACTGCTGGCCGAGTTGGACAAGTGGCGGAAAGAGGTGATCCACGACCAGGGGGTCTCCGACGAGTTTCGCGCCCTGGGCGTCTTCCCCGAATCGTGCCCGGCGCCGACTGTCGGCGAGTGGGCCTACAATCATGGCGACCAGTACGACTTCCGTAAGACCGGCCTGCCGGGCTGGTATCCGACGCGGACGCTGGAAGAGTGGAAAGAGGTGAAAAAGGCGTGGGAGCCGTACGTCTTCCGCGAGCCGAACGCCAAGGTCGCGCGTCCGAAAATCGCCCACACGACCAAGCCGAAAGTCCGCTCCGCCGCGAAGAAGTAA
- a CDS encoding AAA family ATPase, whose translation MTRAIVAAPLFVALLCGNVCSPLSAAETSLPGPVSLTAQEMSIAEQLAETYAIDHLQTDAIRHELFGASDSKTGYGQAIYQPANRELVYDHLFAAAAERLPQGQSVIVDGTFLSADQRRRVVQLAHQHQANAAALVCQCPEETAQQRIVRRAAEGASLSEANLEVLAAQRDREEPDPPSVVNCLLENAIVAFSNLARLRA comes from the coding sequence ATGACGCGGGCAATCGTTGCTGCTCCCCTGTTTGTCGCGCTGCTTTGCGGAAACGTCTGCTCGCCGCTTTCCGCGGCGGAGACCTCACTGCCTGGGCCGGTCAGCTTGACCGCCCAGGAGATGTCGATCGCCGAGCAATTGGCCGAGACGTACGCGATCGACCATCTGCAGACCGACGCCATCCGTCACGAGCTATTCGGCGCCAGTGATTCGAAAACTGGCTACGGCCAAGCGATCTATCAGCCCGCCAATCGAGAGCTGGTCTACGATCACCTCTTCGCCGCCGCAGCCGAGCGACTACCGCAGGGGCAATCGGTGATAGTCGACGGCACATTCTTGTCCGCCGACCAGCGCCGTCGTGTGGTTCAGCTGGCTCACCAGCACCAGGCGAACGCGGCGGCGCTCGTCTGCCAATGTCCCGAGGAAACCGCCCAGCAGCGGATCGTACGCCGAGCCGCGGAAGGCGCCTCGCTTTCGGAAGCGAATCTGGAAGTCTTAGCCGCCCAAAGAGATCGCGAAGAGCCTGACCCGCCTAGCGTCGTTAACTGCCTGTTGGAAAATGCCATCGTGGCATTTTCCAACCTCGCCAGGCTCAGAGCATAG
- the odhB gene encoding 2-oxoglutarate dehydrogenase complex dihydrolipoyllysine-residue succinyltransferase: protein MSIELKVPDPGESIQEVQIGRWLKNEGDAVKEDEFLVELETDKASMEMPAPAQGVLKEIFKREGDLVTVGEVIGILDDGASAPAEKPAAKSAPAEEKKPEPAPEPQPAAASSAPSPRGNRPKIISSSSSPAKAEPSSNGESEAAKPKPAPPEPKKSAPVPAPAKTQQVASAADSISAPQAGEKIVPMPLIRRRIAETLKGAQQNAALLTTVNQVDMSNVMALRKKYGEWFLNQWGVKLGFMSFFVKATIDALKQQPALNAEIRDGDKIVYRDFYHIGVAIGSKKGLVVPVLRNAERMRFAEIELAIADFAARANENRLSAAELSGGTFTISNGGVYGSLLSTPIVNPPQSGVLGMHSIEQRPVARNGEVVIRPMMYLALTYDHCMVDGREAVLFLKRICDAIEEPARMLLEA from the coding sequence ATGAGCATTGAACTCAAAGTGCCCGATCCGGGCGAGTCGATCCAAGAGGTTCAGATCGGCCGCTGGCTGAAAAACGAAGGGGATGCGGTCAAGGAGGACGAGTTCCTGGTCGAACTCGAGACTGACAAAGCTTCGATGGAAATGCCGGCGCCTGCCCAGGGCGTGTTGAAAGAGATCTTCAAACGGGAAGGGGATCTGGTCACCGTCGGTGAAGTGATCGGCATCCTGGATGACGGCGCCTCGGCCCCGGCCGAAAAGCCCGCCGCCAAGTCGGCCCCGGCCGAAGAGAAAAAGCCGGAGCCCGCTCCGGAGCCGCAACCGGCCGCGGCCTCTTCCGCTCCTTCGCCGCGCGGCAATCGCCCGAAGATCATCTCGTCTTCGTCCAGCCCGGCCAAGGCCGAGCCGAGCAGCAATGGCGAATCGGAAGCCGCAAAGCCGAAACCGGCGCCGCCCGAGCCGAAGAAGTCGGCCCCAGTTCCCGCGCCTGCGAAAACGCAGCAAGTCGCTTCGGCCGCCGACTCGATCTCGGCGCCGCAGGCGGGCGAAAAGATCGTGCCGATGCCGCTGATCCGCCGTCGCATCGCCGAAACGCTCAAAGGCGCCCAGCAAAACGCCGCCCTGCTGACGACCGTCAACCAGGTCGACATGTCGAACGTCATGGCCCTGCGCAAGAAGTATGGCGAGTGGTTCCTGAATCAATGGGGCGTCAAGCTCGGCTTCATGTCGTTCTTCGTCAAAGCGACGATCGACGCTCTGAAGCAACAGCCGGCCCTCAACGCCGAGATCCGTGACGGCGACAAGATCGTCTACCGCGACTTCTATCACATCGGCGTCGCGATCGGCAGCAAGAAGGGCCTGGTCGTGCCGGTGCTGCGGAACGCCGAACGGATGCGTTTCGCCGAGATCGAACTGGCGATCGCCGACTTCGCCGCTCGCGCCAACGAGAACCGTTTGAGCGCGGCCGAACTGTCGGGCGGCACCTTCACGATCAGTAACGGCGGCGTCTACGGCTCGCTGCTGTCGACTCCGATCGTCAACCCTCCCCAAAGCGGCGTGCTCGGCATGCACTCAATCGAACAACGCCCGGTCGCCCGCAACGGCGAAGTCGTCATCCGCCCGATGATGTACCTGGCGCTGACCTACGATCACTGCATGGTTGACGGCCGCGAAGCGGTTCTCTTCCTGAAGCGGATCTGCGACGCCATCGAAGAACCGGCCCGCATGCTGCTGGAGGCGTAA